From the Miscanthus floridulus cultivar M001 unplaced genomic scaffold, ASM1932011v1 fs_815_4_5, whole genome shotgun sequence genome, the window AAAATAGAAAATAGAGGATAACAATATTTCGAGATCTAATTAAAAAGCTAtcgaaaaaatatttttttttctcatcaAAACCTCTGTTCGTATTGGAGTTGCTGTAAGATCTCATCCAAAAGTTGCTACAACCCTAGCAAGATCTACAGTTAACTAGTTGTGGCTTTATTGGTTGCTTAGGTAATATGTTTTTAGTTAAGTTTAACGTTTTTCAAATACTATATATCAGAATCATCTTCAAAATCAAAGCACCGCACATGCATCAAACTTGGGAAAAGTCAACTTAGTAAATGAAGATTGGTAAACTGGTATATGCACAAGAAAGGTTATACATGTATCCTTATCACAGAAGCGCTCGTGGCCTAATGGATAAGGCATTTGACTTCTAATCAAAGGATTGTGGGTTCGAGTCCCACCGAGCGTGTTgcttttttatgttttttttttggtcCTCTGCTTCTAACGCCCTCACCCAGTCACCCTACTCTGTTTCTTCGAAATTCGTGCGGCAGCTTAGCTTTTTGAGTCCATACATAAACAAATTTGTAATGAACTCATTCTTTTTTTCATTCTATCTAATTCTGACGAGAACAGGGTTACATATGATTCGACGAAGATATATCATTCCAAATCTTTTATAGACCTGAAATTTCTCTTTAAGCAACACTGACAGGTCACAGGTCACACTCCAATCAGAATCTGGCTGAAAACAAAATCATTTCAGGTTGGAGCTGGAAAGACGGTGAAGATAAAATTGACAGCTACAGTAGTGGTTGTAGCGACACTGACAATACCAAAATCTGGTGACCAAATTTTATCATCATCGTCAATCAATACAAACACAGAAAAAGAGAGCAAAGATGCTCCTAGTATGTATGAGCAAAAAGAATTGGCAACTACACCAACTCGGCTTACATCCATTTCTCTAACAACTCAACTATTCGGTAGGAGCCCGTCCTGTCATCTCTGATGATCGATGGATTCTGAAACTGAAACGGCTGTTAGATCGATCAGATCAGATGTGTATATCTTGTTGGTTTATTCCTTTCCTTTCTCTATTACTAATATTAATATCATCGACGATAATGACATGACCAAGAAGAagagctgcagcagcagcagctatatCTTGTCGCCTTGCTTCTCGGCGGTGAGCGGCAGCATCTCCAAGCGGCCTCTGGGTGTGCGCGGGCCGCCACCGCCGGTCGCCACGGCGGCCTGATGCTGCGAGATGAGGTGCCTGACGTAGCCGTAGAAGGTGCAGCCGACGAGCGTGACGGCGCAGCCGACGGCGTTCATGGCCGAGATGGGGTTCCGGAAGATCATCCACGACACCAGCACCGCCACGGCCACCTTGAGGTTGCCGGCCACGTTGAACGTCACGGCCGTCGTCGAGTGGATCACGtagaagatggagaagttgagGCAGAAGGCCAGCACTCCCGACGTGAGGATGATCGCCAGCGCTGGCCCCACCGACTCGTACGTGTAGAGCCAGCTCACCACGCCGCTGCCCTCCAGCACCATGGCCGGCACTGACAGGATCATCGTCGCAAAGGGAGCCATGTAGTACACCGTGTTGATGCTGCACACAgtcacacacacatacaaaaacatTTTAACCTTTTATTCTATCCATGGAAACTCTATCAAGCAGTAAATATAAATCAAGATCATATCTTTTACTTACAATAACCTATACTATACCTGTCGAATTTGTATCCATGGAGCAGCGACTCTGCCAAGATGGTCTTTGTGGATGTCGCCAGGCAGCCCACCATGGCGGCGCAGAAGCCAAACGTGTTGAAGCTCAGCTCCGTTACAGAAGTCAGAAGAATGCCTCCCACAATAGGGACCAAAGAAGCCCAGATGCGCCATTCGAAGTATTTCCTCCACACCAACCACTGAAGAATCACTGCATCTCGTCTCAATGGAAGAGATTGCTTTGGTCAGAATCTATCACCATTCTGCACGAACTGCAGAACAGGAAAATATAGGATGACAAGATCGTCatatataaaagaaaagaaactaaCCTGTGGTTgcaggggtgaaagactttatgGTCTGCATGAAGGAGACTGGGATGTACCGCAGGCTCACATTCCCCAGCACAATGTTTATGCAGAACACGAATGACATTGGGAATATCCTTCTCCATCGATCCTCAGAGGCAACCTCAATCAGCGGCTTTGTTTTTAGAACTTTGATTGCGATGTAGGCTCCGATAGAAGAGCATATGAAGTGGACGCACGACACCGTCAGAGGGAACTTGAACTCCAGTTTCTGCAAAATTTGGCCTCAAGATCATCAAGTACATGCCTTTGTGCCAAGCAAGCGGCAATGGCAACTACTAGTATCATTAACTTTCCCTTTCCAACATCAGAGCAACAAAAGATAAGAAAGGGAGAAACAGAAAGCTTCTTCTTTAAGGGTCTCTCTGACAGAGAGCACATGTTAGCAGAGGGGTTTCTTAAAGAACACAACAAGCAGATTTCTTCTACTACCTTCTAGGTATATATATTTACAATTGTGCTAGTTCACAAGACAAATCATCTCATAAATACAGAATCAATTAATCCATCTCATTACCAAGCCAGCATGTCAAGTCAAGAAATAAGCAAAATATTTCAAGAGAGCTCCTCCTCAAGAAACAACCTCAGGAAttagaagcttgaagggaaatgtTTGGATCCTAAATATCAAATATCAATCCTCAGATTAGATTTAGATAACATGGAACTGGCAACCAAACATGGCAGGGCATTTGTTACTAAGGCCGGCGAAGTCAGAGATGATCCTATACGGTGACACTCCATCAAATCCATAGTCAGCTTGACAGAAAAAAGAACCTTGCTGCTCACTTCAACAACTTTAAGTAAACCACAATCTAGAGGAACATGTATGGTTGCAAACTATAGTACATACTATATACCTACCTCTGGTCTAAGAAATTAGATAACTGCACATAGGTGCAATCTGAATGCTATTGTTAACCCTGCATCCATTTCCATTTTGCCTTTTGGTTTTTGTTTACGATGGAAAAATGGCAGGATATACATATAGGTCACAAGGTTAGTGCTATGGTTTTCAGAAATTCGATTGCACAAATGTTGTTTCCTGGACTAAATCTGGAGATTGGACGCTAAACTTATTTTCTTGATTGAGGAAAGCTGTTTCAGCTGTACCATATGCTAGAATGACTGTCAACAAGAAAAAGGGCCCTCATTTGGGCCATTTTCCCAGCACGGTGTTTAAATTCTGTCAGCTCTCAGTTAACTCTGAAATTCATCAAGACTGTGAACTCTGAAATTTATCAAGACAGTCCCTTAATTGTCCATTCCCAatcggaaaaaaaagaaaaccctaCTGTTCTCCATCATAAACATCCCAAACCAATCTACAAACCACCAGTTGAAGTAATTCCCAGACAAACAAAAAGATGATTCCTTTTGGTTTCTGCCAAAACACTAGACAAGACGACATCATCATGGGCGATTAATCTGCACCCATGGAACGATGGGAGGAAGACGAAAACTAAAAAGAGGCAAAAATCTCTTCTGGAACGAAATAAAGGCGCGACCTTTCGTCCTGTACACACGGATCCACCCTAAATTCCCTTgaatataacacaactatatacACGATCATCTCTGGGAATTGAATTGAAACAACAAAAAAATTGCTCATCGGGAAAGAAACCCCAAGAGCAAGGGATGGTGGGCGTGACGGACCTGGAAGATCCacttgttgatgatgatgacggTGACGTTGAATCCCCACCACTGGAGGATGGCAAGCACCGCGCGGATGGTGGCGGCGTTCCCCATCTTGGCGTCCTCCATGGGAAGGGAAAAGGGAAACGCCCGAGCCCGGCCGGCCGCCGAGGCAGGCAGGGAGGGATCGGAGGAAGGAGACAACTGAAACCGGCCGGCGttcctcttctcctctcttctcttggCGTATATATTAACTATATATTTAGTATGTATTAATTAATCGATCAATCCGATATGAGAAACTGCTCCGCCCAGTGATCCAACCATCCATTAACCACAAAGGCTCTTCTCTTTTCTTGTATCTATCTAGGTCCGAGCAGAGGAGAAGATCGAGGTGGCTTAGAATAGAAGATATAGATGGATAGGAGGCGACATGAGGAGGAGGACGAAGAAGGCAAGAGGAGagcggagggaggaggaagacgagTTGAAAGGGACCGAGGGGAGGCGAGGGGATATTCTGTTGCTTCCTTGGTTTGGTTTTAGGTTGGGAATTCAGTTGGCGTGATGATGCGATTAATTTTTCGATTTCTCAACACTCCGTCAACTGATGATGTGAGGCGACAAAAGTCGAAGGTGGTGCAAGTGCCGAGACTTGCCTGTTGCTACGCGTTACGTGTGCCTTCTCTGCCCTCTTCTGTCCCCTTTGCCTTTTGCCCTTTGCTATTCCTGCTCCCTTGCCTTCTCTCTTTTTAGAGGGTTTTTTTTTTGGACGAAAGTGAAAGCTGCAGCAGCTCATCTCATTTGTCTCCGTAACTGTTTTGAAAAATGTTGACAAGAAGACTCTAATCACAgttttgctaaaatttatgcCAAATTTGTAAAGAGAAGCAGGAAAAAAAAATCACGTTTTCACGGCTCCACCCATCCAGTAGGAAAATGACTCTGGCTCCTCAAAGCTTTTTTCACATGGAGCCATTTCTTAGATGAGGATTTCATTGGGCTTCATCCAAAGTCGGAGCTGCTATATAATAAGCCTTGCCAAACGAGAACTTACTTTTGTCCCATTCGATGTAAGGAACTTGGGCGGGCGCTTTCGTTTGGACTAACGactatattattttattattatatatattgttATATAGGTTGGCCTTCCAcatgcgcgcgcgcgcacacacatgaTGGTACATGCACACCCAAATTCTCTGAATTCAGGCAACAATGCAATGCAAAGTCTCGGTACCATCAACGGTAGTATGACTACGAAGGAAACCATTCCCGCCATCTCCTCTTGTCTAACTAATTTAGGCACAAGCAGGGTACGATGCATTGACACCAGGGTTCTCAGGCCTTCTGGGTCACCATACTACCAAAGCCATCACGATTGAAACAAATCCACAACATGAATATGAcacttcaaaaaaaaaatgaagaTGTATAATTGTTCAGCTATCACCCAAGTTCTCT encodes:
- the LOC136533225 gene encoding UDP-galactose transporter 1-like; this translates as MEDAKMGNAATIRAVLAILQWWGFNVTVIIINKWIFQKLEFKFPLTVSCVHFICSSIGAYIAIKVLKTKPLIEVASEDRWRRIFPMSFVFCINIVLGNVSLRYIPVSFMQTIKSFTPATTVILQWLVWRKYFEWRIWASLVPIVGGILLTSVTELSFNTFGFCAAMVGCLATSTKTILAESLLHGYKFDSINTVYYMAPFATMILSVPAMVLEGSGVVSWLYTYESVGPALAIILTSGVLAFCLNFSIFYVIHSTTAVTFNVAGNLKVAVAVLVSWMIFRNPISAMNAVGCAVTLVGCTFYGYVRHLISQHQAAVATGGGGPRTPRGRLEMLPLTAEKQGDKI